Within the Pseudoxanthomonas sp. YR558 genome, the region TTGATCACCTCGGCCAGGCCAGCGCGCAGTTCCCGCGGCGGCAGCGTGGCCAGCGCCGCCGTATCGGCGAACACCGCGCGCGGTGGGTGGAACGCGCCCACCAGGTTCTTGCCCTGCGGGATGTCGACCGCGGTCTTGCCACCCACCGACGAATCCACCATCGACAGCAGCGTCGTGGGCACTTGCACGCAATCCACGCCGCGCATCCAGCAGGCGGCCGCGAACCCGGCGAGGTCGCCCACCACGCCGCCGCCGAGCGCGACCACGCAGGCATCGCGGGTGGCGCCCAGCGTGGCCAGCGCCTCGATGGCATGGCCGAAGTGGGCCAGCGTCTTCGACTCTTCGCCCGCCGGCAGGATGAAGGTGCCGATGGCCAGATCCGGGCGCGCGGCATGCAGCGCCTCGCGCACGGCGCCTGCATACAGCGGCGCCACCACCGAATCGCTGACCAGCAGCACGTGCCGGCCGCGCACATGGCGCACAAGCGCGGCGCCGTCGCCCAGCAGGCCCGGCCCGATGGTGATGGTGTAGGGAATCTCGCCGCCGACATCGACGGTGCGTGCGTGGTTCATGCGTTCTCTTCGATGGGCTGCCAGCGGTGCGCCAGCAGCTGGGTCAGGCGGGCGGTGGCCTCCGGCGGGGTCAGCCCGTTGGTGTCCAAGGACAGATCGGCGATCTCGCGGTACAGCGGTTCGCGCAGCGTGGCCATCTCCTGCAGCACCTGTTCGCGATCCGGCCGCTGCAGCAGCGGGCGATTGGTGCAGCGGCCGAGGCGGCGCAGCTGCGCGTCCACACTCACCTGCAGGTAGACCACGTAACCGCGCTGCTTCATCAGGGCCCGGTTGTCGGCATCGAGCACCGCGCCGCCGCCGGTGGAGACCAGCTGGCCGTGGCCGGCGAGCAGCTCGCGCAGGGTGGTTTTCTCGCGTTCGCGGAAGCCGGCTTCGCCCACGTGTTCGAACAATGTCGCGATGCTGGCGCCGGTGCGGTCCACGATGGCCTGGTCCGCATCGACGAAGGCCAGCCCGAAGCGTTCGGCCACGCGCTTGCCGATGGAGGTCTTGCCCGCGCCGGTGGGGCCGACGAGGATCAGGTTGGGGGCCGGATTCATGATGGGCTAGATGCTAGCACCGCCCGCGCGTGGCGCGGCCTTAACACCGACGGGACTACGGTGGCTCCCCGGCATCGGCCGGGCCACCGAAGAGGAACGCACCATGTCCGTCGCCAAGATCATCGAGGTCAACGCTTCGTCCAAGACCAGCATGGAAGATGCGGTGAAGGTCGGCCTCAAGAAGACCTCCGAGACCGTGAAGAACATCAAGGGCGCCTGGGTGAACGAGATCAAGGTCGTCACCGACGACGGCGGCAACGTCACCGAGTGGCGCGTGAACCTGCGGATCAGCTTCGTGGTGACGTGAGGGGGCGGCGCGGATCTCTTGTAGGAGCGACGTCAGTCGCGACCGCTGACCTGCGGGGTCCTGGAGTTCATCGGCCGGCTCCGCACACGCCCAACGTCGGGTTCTTCCGTTCGCCAAGCCGTGCGGTCGCGACTGACGTCGCTCCTACAACGGCAAGAGCGGCCTTCGTTGGTCATCCAGCCTGACGACGCGTTCGGCGATCGCCGGCAGCGTCGCGAGCAGGTGCCGGCTGGTGCGTTCGTAGTGCTGGATGAAGCGGTCCAGTTGCGCGCGGTCCATGCCGGCCCGCTGCGGGTCGCGCGCAACGAGGGCCTGCTCCTGTTCCCAGCGCCAGGTGCGCACGATCTCGAAGCCGGGCGGCTGCAGGAACCACAGCGCATCGATGCGCGACCACAGCGCCGGGTAATCGTTGCGCAAGGCGTCGTTGCAATGGCGGCGCCAGCGGCCGTCCGCGTCCTCGTCGTGCTCCAGTGCATTGATCGGCGTGGCCAGCGCGGCGTCGTCCTCGGGCATCGCCTTCAGGCACCAGCCTTCGAACACCACCAGGTCGACGCGGCCGTCGATCCGTGTCCAGGCATCGTCGGGCGCACGATCGTCGGCCAGCTTGTCGAAGCGCGGCAGGACCACCGCTTCGCCGTTGCGCAACCCATCCAGTACGC harbors:
- the aroB gene encoding 3-dehydroquinate synthase — translated: MNHARTVDVGGEIPYTITIGPGLLGDGAALVRHVRGRHVLLVSDSVVAPLYAGAVREALHAARPDLAIGTFILPAGEESKTLAHFGHAIEALATLGATRDACVVALGGGVVGDLAGFAAACWMRGVDCVQVPTTLLSMVDSSVGGKTAVDIPQGKNLVGAFHPPRAVFADTAALATLPPRELRAGLAEVIKYGAIRDARFFQWLEQERAALLAMDGEALALAIAASCEHKAEIVARDPLEKGERALLNFGHTFGHAIETEQGYGGLGNDNLNHGEAVAVGMVLAARLSAELGLAPAADTDRLEALLAAYGLPVRMPAGLAPEALLARMRLDKKNLAGRLRLVLWRGLGQAEVVPDVDESRVLGVLSG
- a CDS encoding shikimate kinase — translated: MNPAPNLILVGPTGAGKTSIGKRVAERFGLAFVDADQAIVDRTGASIATLFEHVGEAGFREREKTTLRELLAGHGQLVSTGGGAVLDADNRALMKQRGYVVYLQVSVDAQLRRLGRCTNRPLLQRPDREQVLQEMATLREPLYREIADLSLDTNGLTPPEATARLTQLLAHRWQPIEENA
- a CDS encoding dodecin family protein, with protein sequence MSVAKIIEVNASSKTSMEDAVKVGLKKTSETVKNIKGAWVNEIKVVTDDGGNVTEWRVNLRISFVVT
- a CDS encoding kinase yields the protein MRYCRAMTTPVHPEGFPALLVDDALRTARASRATPPVFAITGLQGSGKSTLAEQLAARARAEGLRVAVLSLDDLYLTRAQRQRLAAEVHPLLATRGPPGTHDVALGCRVLDGLRNGEAVVLPRFDKLADDRAPDDAWTRIDGRVDLVVFEGWCLKAMPEDDAALATPINALEHDEDADGRWRRHCNDALRNDYPALWSRIDALWFLQPPGFEIVRTWRWEQEQALVARDPQRAGMDRAQLDRFIQHYERTSRHLLATLPAIAERVVRLDDQRRPLLPL